The Stomoxys calcitrans chromosome 3, idStoCalc2.1, whole genome shotgun sequence genome includes a region encoding these proteins:
- the LOC106086964 gene encoding iroquois-class homeodomain protein IRX-1: MEKPIRPQRNRRHSRRAWPPEDDLHYPRAAKRLFTPEIKRMLKEWLVRRRENPYPSREEKKRLAIDTGLTYTQICNWFANWRRKLKNAEREKSKKSWGHLIKNYNTNAKGNVEQFSISSEDSIWEEEEQFRRNHSDEEEENDSMCDIEGSSGSTDNAEPPNASSGSSSREQYRNASLKRDYKPNVYMGNMTLHKDHNDLFIGREVDVLTTNATCQITQSAANIGTKTKYKQKMMEKYLRDTYDGSEETPAMASAATYIQAYHAETPNSEHATVFCNASNTTIIKSGAELSKWLESAAKFTPNKNNYFIEWNNKRNKSDKKPFMGKSFPSPTGNEQHSTSLTVVPLLYSTTATTTRPVVQIQNSPNIPQAHHYPEPPQKQLQNTHLGSLESDHIYNTIHHKDELDAAEALANLAFNCRQRMMDSNINARVNFQRPLNAISS, from the exons atggaaaaaccAATTCGTCCCCAGCGTAATCGTCGTCATAGTAG ACGCGCTTGGCCCCCTGAGGATGATCTGCATTATCCACGTGCAGCCAAACGACTATTTACACCCGAAATCAAACGTATGCTTAAGGAATGGCTTGTTCGCAGACGTGAGAATCCCTATCCCAGTCGCGAAGAGAAAAAACGTTTGGCCATAGACACTGGATTGACGTACACACAAATATGCAATTGGTTTGCCAACTGGAGACGCAAACTGAAAAATGCCGAGAGAGAAAAATCGAAAAAGTCCTGGGGACACCTGATAAAAAACTACAATACCAATGCCAAAGGCAATGTGGAACAATTTAGTATATCCTCTGAGGATAGCATATGGGAAGAGGAGGAACAATTTAGACGTAATCACAGTGATGAAGAGGAGGAAAATGACTCCATGTGTGACATAGAAGGTTCAAGTGGTTCCACAGATAACGCGGAGCCACCCAATGCTAGTAGTGGTAGCAGTAGTAGAGAACAATATCGTAACGCCTCGCTAAAAAGGGATTATAAGCCAAATGTGTATATGGGAAACATGACGTTGCATAAGGATCACAATGATTTGTTTATAGGTCGAGAGGTTGATGTTCTTACCACAAATGCCACTTGTCAAATTACCCAAAGTGCTGCCAATATTGGCACAAAGACCAAATATAAGCAAAAAATGATGGAGAAATATTTAAGGGACACCTATGATGGTAGTGAAGAAACTCCTGCTATGGCATCGGCTGCCACATACATACAGGCATATCATGCAGAAACCCCGAATTCAGAGCATGCCACGGTATTTTGTAATGCCTCGAATACAACTATTATCAAATCGGGTGCCGAACTATCCAAATGGCTAGAAAGCGCTGCGAAATTTACTCCAAATAAGAATAACTACTTTATTGAATGGAACAACAAGAG AAATAAGTCTGACAAAAAGCCATTCATGGGAAAATCATTTCCCTCTCCCACGGGAAATGAGCAACACTCAACCTCATTGACGGTGGTGCCACTGTTGTATTCAActaccgccaccaccaccagacCAGTAGTACAAATACAAAATAGCCCAAATATTCCCCAGGCACATCATTATCCAGAACCACCACAAAAACAACTACAGAACACTCATTTGGGTTCCTTGGAATCCGATCACATCTATAATACCATACATCATAAAGATGAACTAGATGCAGCCGAAGCTTTGGCAAATTTAGCCTTTAATTGTCGCCAACGTATGATGGATTCCAATATTAATGCAAGAGTTAACTTTCAAAGACCCTTAAATGCGATAAGTTCCTAA